In one window of Notolabrus celidotus isolate fNotCel1 chromosome 15, fNotCel1.pri, whole genome shotgun sequence DNA:
- the LOC117826436 gene encoding SUN domain-containing ossification factor-like isoform X2, translated as MKMTPLLWRVVTVWLCVAVVCRYPSFYVGCTEPQQEPQRPVSSQDVGTEEDSGEESHHQKVEESPPAQPLPESVELVEDDHQKEEPTTQEVDNEYNLEAFDAEIITIKEESEEDKGISQTESEHELDSENQPPGSSIAEEQQPAFLLPSSDLVSAVSTELIDDLSTLNPDDNIPNSVPDVSSDETAPEVTDSDLPPADCEEENNPYDNDSPPIVLENSSNAHTTGTHTAPPLSPPASQSSPHLDTNTSHGLKEQDPSSSAAPDTDSSVSAKDPEDIPTFDEWKRKEMEVEKEKTQSTHTSNNGAATVVKKVQKNFNNYASVECGAKILGSNPEAKSTSAILMENMDLYMLNPCSNKIWFIIELCEPIQVKQLDIANFELFSSTPKDFLVSISDRYPTNKWLKLGTFHGRDERTVQSFPLDEHLYAKYVKMFTKYIKVELLSHFGSEHFCPLSLIRVFGTSMVEEYDDLADPPERPEDLDDDSDYPPGYSSSEVKLSKNLIGSAKDVILNMVNNIAVNVLGGTQEMQGNLSSQEVNMTEPSTQLETASPTPTTDFTLVPDHKEEEVLSDPDIPPTVAPSSETPEPETPAADISEQELPPVEESIITPVEKDQEAPISSTIILLDKEEELDEEKEEINLYKRRQEIKIYCSILPSISSSCSCAASLQEYLHRQCSALLSKKRKCQTINRKQIIPPIQTPIWLLPTPPSSCLEPQKHHSEVHQPHEKEQVSEQEPESGASTSQTPPPPPPDTTAESHSESMFEPPLLEPSQTPNLPTPSATDSSSANPTPIVETPQLSSEEPSRELRPEKSQDVLDEEKHAEPSASLSSSSINTQPSVSASVNDSSQAPAEEKSDTDAPQLEIVTPVQIPEKKDQTKVLSPADSPHPERYPDPPAVTESSTTSTESSHPPDIITELEPSTETKTDNFAEEMSASSVGNSQLLQPSTPSSSAPSLSDIYADPPNGTEQNGNQVHGSSQKESVFMRLNNRIKALEMNMSLSGRYLEQLSQRYRKQMEEMQKAFNKTIIKLQHTSRIAGEQDQRQTESIQMLQGQLENMTQLVLNLSVRVSQLQNEVSDHQLYLLLSLGLCVLLGLLLFAKRRCISTIPPTPEPEPPLPKSYCQPERQFSSCDEAGLKRSASYPLIHSESFQLDEDPENLHSEETQSLCPANRKRRRRRLKPVERVETLKPSLNAAPELCNGAVICNGLPVATNLLPLSHRLLQPLFRDSPSEGSSEGSSHSDDPSFCGITTACPRICDGLPPPKTRAEKRALRRRRPKPSCAVVDFLQAPRRDKCESLPISTIQDLMNRKTEQSSGTFGVNVALSGPV; from the exons GTACCCTAGTTTCTATGTGGGTTGTACAGAGCCACAGCAAGAGCCTCAGAGGCCTGTGTCCTCACAGGACGTGGGTACGGAGGAAGACTCGGGGGAAGAGAGCCATCACCAAAAG gtTGAAGAAAGCCCTCCGGCCCAGCCTCTGCCTGAAAGTGTGGAGTTGGTAGAGGATGATCACCAAAAAGAGGAGCCGACAACTCAAGAGGTCGACAATGAATACAATCTAGAG GCCTTCGATGCAGAGATAATCACTATAAAGGAAGAGTCGGAGGAAGACAAAGGAATTTCACAAACTGAGTCAGAACATGAGCTAGACTCAGAAAATCAACCTCCTGGATCCTCCATCGCTGAAGAACAGCAGCCTGCCTTCCTGCTGCCGTCATCTGATCTTGTCTCTGCTGTTTCTACTGAGCTTATAGATGATCTTAGCACCCTTAACCCAGATGACAACATCCCAAACAG tgTTCCAGATGTTTCATCTGATGAAACTGCACCTGAGGTCACTGATTCTGATCTGCCTCCAGCCGACTGTGAAGAAGAGAACAACCCGTACGACAATGACAG TCCTCCAATTGTTCTGGAGAACTCCTCCAACGCTCACACAACGGGTACCCACACTGCCCCTCCTTTGAGTCCTCCAGCCAGTCAGAGCTCACCGCACCTGGACACCAACACATCACACGGGCTGAAAGAGCAG GACCCGAGCTCCTCTGCTGCCCCAGACACAGATTCCAGTGTGAGCGCTAAAGACCCCGAGGACATCCCCACTTTTGATGAGTGGAAGcggaaggagatggaggtggagaaagaaaaaa CTCAGTCTACTCACACTTCCAACAACGGGGCTGCTACTGTGGTGAAGAAGGTCCAGAAGAACTTCAACAACTACGCCTCAGTGGAGTGTGGGGCAAAGATCCTTGGTTCTAACCCAGAGGCAAAG AGCACCTCGGCGATACTAATGGAGAACATGGACCTGTACATGCTTAACCCCTGCAGTAATAAAATCTG GTTCATCATTGAGCTCTGTGAGCCCATCCAGGTGAAACAGCTCGACATCGCCAACTTTGAACTCTTCTCCTCCACTCCAAAAGACTTTCTGGTGTCCATCAGTGATAG GTATCCAACAAATAAATGGTTAAAGCTTGGAACATTTCACGGCCGTGATGAACGCACAGTCCAGAGTTTCCCTTTAGATGAGCATCTTTATGCAAAATATGTGAAG ATGTTCACCAAGTACATAAAG GTCGAACTGCTGTCTCACTTTGGTTCTGAGCACTTTTGCCCCCTCAGCCTCATAAG agTGTTTGGCACGAGCATGGTGGAAGAGTACGATGACTTAGCTGATCCCCCAGAAAGACCAGAGGACCTGGATGATGACTCGG ATTATCCTCCTGGATACTCATCGAGTGAGGTCAAGTTATCAAAGAATCTGATTGGTTCAGCTAAAG ATGTCATTTTGAACATGGTGAATAACATTGCTGTGAATGTTCTCGGTGGAACTCAAGAGATGCAAG gcAACCTTTCATCACAGGAAGTGAACATGACTGAGCCATCGACACAACTTGAAACTGCCTCACCAACACCCACTACAGACTTCACTTTAGT TCCTgaccacaaagaagaagaagttctaTCAGACCCTGATATCCCTCCGACTGTAGCTCCCTCCTCAGAGACCCCTGAGCCAGAGACTCCTGCAGCTGATATCAGCGAACAAGAGCTCCCCCCAGTGGAGGAAAGCATTATCACTCCTGTGGAGAAAGATCAGGAGGCACCAATTAGCTCTACAATTATCCTTTTagacaaagaggaagagttggatgaagaaaaagaggaaatcaATCTGTATAAGCGACGACAAGAAATCAAAATCTACTGTTCTATTCTTCCGTCTATCTCTTCCTCATGCTCTTGCGCAGCCTCCCTCCAGGAGTATCTCCATCGGCAGTGTTCAGCGCTGCtgtccaaaaaaagaaaatgccaaacaatcaacagaaaacaaataattCCCCCCATCCAAACACCCATTTGGCTACTCCCTACGCCCCCTTCCTCCTGCCTGGAACCTCAGAAGCACCATAGTGAGGTGCATCAGCCCCATGAAAAAGAACAAGTTTCTGAACAGGAGCCAGAGAGCGGAGCCAGCACATCACAaacaccaccacctcctcctcctgacaccACAGCAGAGTCTCATAGCGAGTCCATGTTCGAACCTCCTCTGCTGGAGCCCAGTCAAACCCCAAACCTCCCTACGCCCAGTGCCACCGACTCATCCTCTGCCAATCCCACCCCTATTGTGGAAACGCCGCAGCTGTCTTCAGAAGAGCCATCaagagagctgaggccagagaagagCCAGGATGTgctggatgaggagaagcatGCCGAGCCTTCAGCTTCTCTCAGTAGCTCTTCCATCAACACACAGCCCAGCGTCAGTGCGTCAGTCAACGATTCTTCACAGGCTCCAGCAGAGGAAAAGTCTGATACTGATGCTCCTCAGCTGGAGATAGTAACCCCAGTACAAATCCCagagaaaaaggatcaaaccaaAGTTCTCAGCCCAGCTGACTCCCCTCATCCAGAGCGTTACCCTGACCCTCCTGCTGTAACTGAAAGCAGCACCACCTCCACTGAATCGTCCCACCCTCCAGACATCATAACAGAACTTGAACCGTCGACAGAAACTAAAACAGACAATTTCGCTGAAGAAATGTCCGCATCGTCCGTCGGTAACAGTCAACTGCTTCAGCCCTCTACCCCGTCTTCTTCTGCCCCATCCCTCTCAGACATCTACGCAGACCCCCCAAATGGCACAGAGCAGAACGGGAACCAGGTGCACGGCTCCAGCCAGAAGGAGTCCGTGTTCATGAGGCTCAACAACCGCATCAAGGCGCTGGAGATGAACATGTCGCTTAGTGGACGCTACCTGGAGCAGCTGAGCCAGAG gtATCGGAAGCAGATGGAGGAGATGCAGAAGGCGTTCAATAAAACTATCATTAAACTGCAGCATACCTCCAGAATAGCAGGGGAGCAG GACCAGCGTCAGACTGAGTCCATTCAGATGCTGCAGGGCCAGCTGGAGAACATGACTCAGCTAGTGCTCAACCTGTCCGTCAGAGTCAGCCAGCTGCAGAATGAG GTTTCAGACCATCAGTTGTACTTGCTGCTGTCTCTTGGGTTATGTGTGTTACTCGGGCTGCTGCTGTTCGCCAAACGCCGCTGCATCTCCACTATCCCTCCAACCCCAGAACCAGAGCCACCTTTACCTAAGAGCTACTGCCAGCCTGAAAG GCAGTTCTCCTCCTGTGATGAGGCCGGCTTGAAGAGGAGTGCATCGTATCCACTCATACACTCTGAGTCATTCCAGTTAGACGAAG ACCCTGAAAACCTTCACTCAGAGGAGACTCAGAGTCTCTGTCCGGCAAACAGAAAG AGGAGACGCCGTAGGCTGAAGCCCGTAGAGAGAGTGGAGACTCTAAAACCGTCTTTGAATGCTGCCCCTGAACTGTGTAATGGAGCCGTTATATGCAATGGTCTTCCTGTCGCCACAAACCTTCTGCCCCTCTCTCACCGGTTACTTCAGCCCCTGTTCAGAGACTCACCGTCAGAGGGCAGCTCGGAGGGATCCTCACATTCAGACGACCCCTCCTTCTGTGGAATAACCACAGCTTGTCCCAGAATCTGTGACGGGCTTCCTCCACCCAAGACCCGGGCAGAGAAACGGGCTTTAAGACGCAGGCGTCCTAAACCCAGCTGTGCTGTGGTAGACTTTCTTCAGGCCCCGAGGAGGGACAAGTGTGAATCGTTGCCCATCTCCACCATACAGGACCTGATGAACAGGAAAACGGAGCAAAGCTCTGGGACATTTGGAGTGAACGTTGCCCTCTCAGGTCCTGTTTGA